In Pseudomonas fakonensis, one DNA window encodes the following:
- a CDS encoding cob(I)yrinic acid a,c-diamide adenosyltransferase, which yields MGNRLTKIYTRTGDKGETGLGDGRRVPKDHPRVEAMGEVDTLNSQLGVLLAGLAEAGISEVSEVLAPCQHRLFDLGGELAMPSYRALNAQEVERLERAIDVWNEELGPLKNFILPGGSALVAQAHVCRSVARAAERRCQQLNAVEPLEGVGLAYINRLSDLLFVAARIIGRRQGVDEVLWQAAVKPA from the coding sequence ATGGGCAACCGCCTGACGAAAATCTACACCCGCACCGGTGACAAGGGCGAAACCGGCCTGGGCGATGGCCGCCGCGTGCCCAAGGACCATCCGCGCGTCGAAGCCATGGGCGAGGTGGACACCCTCAACAGCCAGCTCGGGGTGTTGCTGGCCGGGTTGGCCGAGGCCGGCATCAGCGAGGTGAGCGAGGTACTTGCGCCGTGCCAGCACCGACTGTTCGACCTGGGCGGCGAGCTGGCCATGCCCAGTTACCGGGCGTTGAATGCGCAGGAGGTGGAGCGCCTGGAACGGGCTATCGATGTGTGGAACGAAGAGCTCGGGCCGCTGAAGAACTTCATTTTGCCTGGCGGTTCGGCGCTGGTGGCCCAGGCCCATGTGTGCCGCAGCGTCGCGCGGGCGGCGGAGCGCCGGTGCCAGCAGTTGAATGCGGTCGAGCCGCTGGAGGGGGTTGGCCTGGCTTACATCAACCGGCTGTCTGACCTGTTGTTCGTGGCCGCCAGGATCATCGGGCGGCGCCAGGGGGTGGATGAGGTGTTGTGGCAGGCGGCAGTGAAACCTGCCTGA
- a CDS encoding ATP-binding protein, with the protein MTLRQRLENLPVGQKLLAALLVLLVTILLVANLAFISAAYWITQESMAPQALQTIGKLVSNPQLSARAGDNPGTATALLKELDSYSPLRAAALYGSDGRMLAQLQHGEPLALPKRFRNIDGWRLMEFRSTQLIRLPREGSPPAHLLLVASSELPTAFYTGTLSASLAILVFSIVLWMIIARQIKRLITLPINRLEELTRQVTREESYALRAQRGNDDEIGSLAQAFNTMLSRIEAREQQLKRTRDEFQSAYDQAQGLAEETRHTNRKLELEVQVRSKIEKKLTGFQNYLNSIIDSMPSALIALDEQLYVTQWNHEATVLSGTPLDEALNQPIFLAFEPLKPFLPQLKESVEKHRVAKIERVTWPKGDDARHYALTFYPLTGGGGRGVVIRIDDITQRLSLEEMMVQSEKMLSVGGLAAGMAHEINNPLGAILHNVQNIRRRLSPELPRNQEQADELGINLANVNQYLASREVPQLLDGIQQAGARAAKIVTHMLSFSRRSNRQLAPCDLPALIDQAVDIAGNDFDLTIGFDFKGQAIVRQFDPQLGPVPCTANELEQVLLNLLKNAAQAIHQRPQPSEPGRITLRTRLNPPWAEIQIEDNGIGMPEAVRKRTFEPFFTTKEIGQGTGLGLSVSYFIITNNHKGQMEVHSTPGQGTCFTLRLPLGTAQPARTET; encoded by the coding sequence ATGACCCTGCGCCAACGCCTGGAAAACCTCCCGGTCGGGCAAAAGCTGCTGGCGGCCCTGCTGGTGCTGCTGGTGACCATTTTGCTGGTGGCCAACCTGGCCTTCATCAGCGCCGCCTACTGGATCACCCAGGAGAGCATGGCGCCCCAGGCCCTGCAGACCATCGGCAAGCTGGTGTCCAACCCGCAGCTGTCAGCCCGCGCCGGCGACAACCCAGGCACTGCCACGGCGCTGCTCAAGGAGCTGGACAGCTACTCGCCCCTTCGCGCCGCAGCCCTGTACGGCAGCGACGGGCGCATGCTGGCGCAGTTGCAGCACGGCGAGCCACTGGCCCTGCCCAAGCGCTTTCGCAACATCGATGGCTGGCGGCTCATGGAGTTTCGCAGCACCCAGCTGATTCGCCTGCCCCGCGAAGGCAGCCCGCCGGCGCACCTGCTGCTGGTAGCCAGCAGCGAGCTGCCTACGGCGTTCTACACCGGCACCCTGTCGGCCAGCCTGGCCATCCTGGTGTTCAGCATCGTGCTGTGGATGATCATCGCCCGGCAGATCAAGCGCCTGATCACCCTGCCGATCAACCGGCTGGAAGAGCTCACCCGCCAGGTCACCCGCGAAGAAAGCTACGCCCTGCGTGCCCAACGCGGCAACGACGACGAGATCGGCAGCCTGGCCCAGGCGTTCAACACCATGCTGTCGCGCATCGAGGCCCGCGAGCAGCAGCTCAAGCGCACCCGTGACGAGTTCCAGAGTGCCTACGACCAGGCCCAGGGCCTGGCTGAAGAAACCCGCCACACCAACCGCAAGCTGGAGCTGGAAGTCCAGGTGCGCAGCAAGATCGAAAAAAAGCTCACCGGCTTTCAGAACTACCTCAACAGCATCATCGACTCGATGCCCTCGGCACTGATCGCCCTCGACGAGCAGCTTTACGTCACCCAGTGGAACCACGAAGCCACGGTGCTCTCCGGCACGCCCCTGGACGAGGCGCTGAACCAGCCGATCTTCCTCGCCTTCGAGCCGCTCAAGCCGTTTTTGCCGCAGCTCAAGGAAAGCGTCGAGAAGCACCGGGTGGCGAAGATCGAACGGGTCACCTGGCCCAAGGGCGACGACGCCCGCCACTACGCCCTGACCTTCTACCCGCTGACCGGCGGCGGCGGGCGCGGGGTGGTGATCCGCATCGACGACATCACCCAGCGCCTGTCGCTGGAAGAAATGATGGTGCAGTCGGAAAAGATGCTCTCGGTCGGCGGCCTGGCTGCGGGCATGGCCCACGAGATCAACAACCCGCTGGGGGCGATCCTGCACAACGTGCAGAACATCCGCCGTCGCCTGTCGCCGGAGCTGCCACGCAACCAGGAACAGGCCGACGAGCTGGGCATAAACCTCGCCAACGTCAACCAGTACCTCGCCAGCCGCGAGGTGCCTCAGTTGCTGGACGGCATTCAGCAGGCCGGCGCGCGGGCGGCAAAAATCGTCACCCACATGCTCAGCTTCAGCCGGCGCAGCAACCGCCAGCTGGCGCCCTGTGACCTGCCGGCGCTGATCGACCAGGCGGTGGACATCGCCGGCAACGACTTCGACCTGACCATTGGCTTCGACTTCAAGGGCCAGGCCATCGTGCGCCAGTTCGACCCGCAGCTGGGCCCGGTGCCGTGCACCGCCAACGAACTGGAACAGGTGCTGCTGAACCTGTTGAAGAACGCCGCCCAGGCCATCCACCAGCGCCCGCAACCGAGCGAGCCGGGGCGCATCACCCTGCGCACCCGGCTCAACCCGCCGTGGGCGGAAATCCAGATCGAGGACAACGGCATCGGCATGCCGGAGGCTGTGCGCAAACGCACCTTCGAGCCGTTCTTCACCACCAAGGAAATCGGCCAGGGCACAGGCCTTGGGCTTTCGGTGTCGTACTTCATCATCACCAACAACCACAAAGGGCAGATGGAGGTGCACTCCACCCCCGGCCAGGGCACCTGCTTCACCCTGCGCCTGCCCCTGGGCACGGCCCAACCGGCCCGTACGGAGACCTGA
- a CDS encoding putative 2-dehydropantoate 2-reductase: MSSTWHILGAGSLGSLWACRLARTGKAVRLILRDERRLADYQAAGRLTLVEQAHTSHFAIPAETAGAAGPIHRLLVACKAYDAAPGVAQLLPRLAPGAELVLLQNGLGSQDEVAEVAPHARCIFASSTEGAFREDDWQVRFAGHGFNWLGDPANPALPAWFDDLHDAGIPAQWSLDILTRLWRKLALNCAINPLTVLHGCQNGGLLGHLGEVEALGAELAELLRRCGQPEAALELDEEIQRVILATAANYSSMYQDVRASRRTEIHYLLGHACRTAARHGVAVPGLEQLHRRLVDSLTARGLPSA; the protein is encoded by the coding sequence ATGAGCAGCACCTGGCATATTCTCGGCGCCGGTAGCCTCGGCAGCCTCTGGGCCTGCCGCCTGGCCCGTACCGGCAAGGCGGTGCGCCTGATCCTGCGCGACGAGCGGCGCCTGGCCGACTATCAGGCCGCAGGCCGGCTGACTTTGGTCGAGCAGGCGCACACCAGCCATTTCGCGATCCCCGCCGAAACCGCTGGCGCCGCCGGCCCCATCCATCGCCTGCTGGTAGCCTGCAAGGCCTACGACGCCGCCCCTGGCGTTGCGCAGTTGCTGCCCCGGCTGGCCCCAGGCGCCGAGCTGGTGCTGCTGCAAAACGGCCTGGGCAGCCAGGACGAGGTGGCCGAAGTGGCCCCCCACGCCCGCTGCATCTTCGCCTCCAGCACCGAGGGCGCGTTCCGTGAAGACGACTGGCAGGTGCGCTTTGCCGGCCACGGTTTCAACTGGCTGGGCGACCCGGCCAACCCCGCCCTGCCCGCCTGGTTCGACGACCTGCACGATGCCGGCATCCCGGCGCAGTGGAGCCTGGACATCCTCACCCGCCTGTGGCGCAAGCTGGCGCTGAACTGCGCGATCAACCCGCTGACCGTGCTGCACGGCTGCCAGAACGGCGGCCTGCTGGGGCACCTGGGCGAAGTCGAAGCGCTGGGCGCCGAGCTTGCCGAACTGCTGCGACGTTGCGGCCAGCCCGAGGCTGCGCTGGAGCTGGACGAAGAAATACAGCGGGTGATCCTCGCCACCGCCGCCAACTACTCTTCCATGTATCAGGATGTGCGCGCCAGCCGGCGCACCGAGATCCACTACCTGCTCGGCCACGCCTGCCGCACCGCCGCCCGCCATGGCGTGGCAGTGCCTGGGCTTGAACAGTTGCACCGACGCCTGGTCGATAGCCTGACGGCGCGCGGCCTGCCAAGCGCCTGA
- a CDS encoding YajQ family cyclic di-GMP-binding protein, with the protein MPSFDVVSELDKHEVQNAVDNAIKDLDRRYDLKGKGTFEFKDKEQTVLLTAEEEFQLEAMLEILRLALVKRKIDVKCLETQDPYASGKEKKQEAKFREGIDKDLAKKIVATIKDGKLKVQAAIQGEQVRVTGKKRDDLQEAIALLRTKEFDMPLQFNNFRD; encoded by the coding sequence ATGCCTTCGTTCGACGTGGTATCGGAACTGGACAAGCACGAAGTGCAGAACGCCGTCGACAACGCCATCAAGGACCTCGACCGCCGCTACGACCTCAAGGGCAAGGGCACCTTCGAGTTCAAGGACAAGGAGCAGACCGTACTGCTGACCGCCGAGGAGGAGTTCCAGCTCGAAGCCATGCTGGAGATCCTGCGCCTGGCGCTGGTCAAGCGCAAGATCGACGTCAAGTGCCTGGAAACCCAGGACCCGTACGCCTCGGGTAAGGAGAAAAAGCAGGAAGCCAAGTTCCGCGAAGGCATCGACAAGGACCTGGCCAAGAAGATCGTCGCCACCATCAAGGATGGCAAGCTCAAGGTGCAGGCCGCCATCCAGGGCGAGCAGGTACGGGTCACCGGCAAGAAGCGCGACGACCTGCAGGAAGCCATTGCCCTGCTGCGCACCAAGGAATTCGACATGCCGCTGCAGTTCAACAACTTCCGCGACTGA
- a CDS encoding mechanosensitive ion channel family protein, whose translation MDLNAEVDQLVRQSQTWIPLIMEYGSRVLLALLTLAIGWWVVNRLSAHLGKLVGMRNTDVALQGFISTLANIVLKILLFVSVASMIGIETTSFVAAIGAAGLAIGLALQGSLANFAGGVLILMFRPFRIGDWIEAQGVSGTVDSIQIFHTVLRTGDNKTVIMPNGSLSNGIITNTNRQPTRKVVFDVGVDYEADLQKARNVLLELAKDPRVLADPAPQAVVATLGDSSITVSLRLWTKTSDYWDVMFMLNEHARDRLKAEGIDIPFPQRVIRVVQEAAPQ comes from the coding sequence ATGGATTTGAACGCAGAGGTCGACCAGCTGGTACGCCAGTCGCAAACCTGGATTCCGCTGATCATGGAGTACGGCAGCCGGGTGCTGCTGGCACTGCTGACCCTGGCCATCGGCTGGTGGGTAGTGAACAGGTTGAGTGCGCACCTGGGCAAGCTGGTGGGCATGCGCAACACCGACGTGGCCCTGCAGGGCTTCATCAGCACCCTGGCCAACATCGTGCTGAAGATCCTGCTGTTCGTCAGTGTGGCGTCGATGATCGGCATCGAGACCACCTCGTTCGTCGCCGCCATCGGTGCTGCGGGCCTGGCCATTGGCCTGGCGCTGCAGGGCAGCCTTGCGAACTTCGCCGGCGGTGTACTGATCTTGATGTTCCGCCCGTTCCGCATCGGCGACTGGATCGAGGCGCAGGGCGTGAGCGGCACCGTGGACAGCATCCAGATCTTCCACACTGTGCTGCGTACCGGCGACAACAAGACGGTGATCATGCCCAACGGCAGCCTGTCCAACGGCATCATCACCAACACCAACCGCCAGCCGACGCGCAAGGTGGTGTTCGATGTGGGCGTAGACTACGAGGCTGACCTGCAGAAGGCCCGCAACGTACTGCTGGAGCTGGCCAAAGACCCCCGGGTATTGGCTGACCCGGCGCCGCAGGCAGTAGTGGCCACACTGGGCGACAGCTCGATCACCGTGTCGCTGCGCCTGTGGACCAAGACCTCGGACTACTGGGATGTGATGTTCATGCTCAACGAGCATGCCCGCGACCGGCTCAAGGCCGAGGGTATCGACATCCCGTTTCCGCAGCGGGTGATTCGCGTGGTGCAGGAGGCTGCACCGCAGTAA
- a CDS encoding MFS transporter produces MKPLLYITPLRALLFGLTLALFELLTYLASDAVMPAMPVVVDDLKASPEFIPHALNLYLLGGVVLQWLIGPLADRYGRRPLLLAGCVFFGGACLATFWVHDIGLFNLLRLLQGIGLGFVVTVSYPALNEAFSEADAVRMMALLANIALLSPLLGPLVGTLMLQWLDWRWLFVAFAVGAVACWLLLYRLMPETLGVERRDGSRLAFTPIHLLPLLAGYGQLLANRKFVAGSAALGLVGLPLIGWIGLSPVLLIHDEGLSTMEYALWQLPVFGGLILGNLIINRIADRYPLPALVRGALAPYLAGLCLMVLATWLWPSVTSVVAGMSLYALGLGVANAVLYRMTLFASEQSKGLVSAMLGMITIALLGLGGAVLAMLGAGASLLHFALGAGIAGAMALWPLWFVVGGRPNSLGADHL; encoded by the coding sequence ATGAAACCACTGCTGTACATCACTCCCCTGCGTGCTTTGCTGTTCGGCCTGACCCTGGCGCTGTTCGAGCTGCTCACCTACCTGGCCAGCGACGCGGTCATGCCGGCCATGCCGGTGGTGGTCGACGACCTGAAGGCCAGCCCCGAATTCATCCCCCACGCCCTCAACCTGTACCTGCTGGGCGGGGTGGTGCTGCAGTGGCTGATCGGCCCGCTGGCCGACCGTTATGGCAGGCGCCCGCTGCTGCTGGCCGGCTGCGTGTTCTTCGGCGGCGCTTGCCTGGCGACCTTCTGGGTGCACGATATTGGCCTGTTCAACCTGCTGCGCCTGCTGCAGGGTATTGGCCTGGGCTTTGTGGTGACGGTCAGCTACCCGGCGCTCAACGAGGCGTTCAGCGAGGCCGACGCGGTACGCATGATGGCCTTGCTGGCCAACATCGCGCTGCTGTCGCCGCTGCTCGGGCCGCTGGTGGGCACCCTGATGCTGCAGTGGCTCGACTGGCGCTGGCTGTTCGTCGCCTTCGCCGTGGGCGCGGTGGCTTGCTGGCTGCTGCTGTACCGCCTGATGCCCGAGACCTTGGGGGTGGAGCGCCGCGACGGCTCGCGTCTGGCGTTCACGCCCATCCACCTGCTGCCGCTGCTGGCCGGTTACGGCCAACTGCTGGCCAATCGCAAGTTCGTCGCCGGCAGCGCGGCGCTGGGGCTGGTGGGCCTGCCGTTGATCGGCTGGATCGGCCTGTCGCCAGTGCTGCTGATTCACGACGAGGGCCTGAGCACAATGGAATACGCCCTGTGGCAGTTGCCGGTGTTCGGCGGGCTGATCCTCGGCAATCTGATCATCAACCGCATTGCCGACCGCTACCCGTTGCCAGCGTTGGTGCGTGGCGCGCTGGCGCCGTACCTGGCCGGCCTGTGCCTGATGGTGCTGGCGACCTGGCTGTGGCCGTCGGTAACCAGTGTGGTGGCCGGCATGTCGCTGTACGCGCTGGGGCTGGGGGTGGCCAACGCGGTGCTGTACCGCATGACGCTGTTTGCCAGCGAGCAGAGCAAGGGGTTGGTGTCGGCCATGCTGGGCATGATCACCATCGCGCTGTTGGGTTTGGGCGGCGCGGTGCTGGCGATGCTGGGCGCGGGGGCGAGCCTGCTGCACTTTGCCCTGGGCGCAGGTATCGCCGGGGCTATGGCGTTGTGGCCTCTGTGGTTCGTGGTGGGCGGACGGCCCAATAGCCTGGGCGCCGATCACCTGTAG
- a CDS encoding AmpG family muropeptide MFS transporter: protein MPRKTWRAALAAYASPSTLVLLLLGFAAGLPYMLVFSTLSVWLREAGVARETIGYASLIGLAYAFKWVWSPLLDQWRLPLLGGMGRRRSWLLLSQLLVVVGLLGMGFCDPQKHLSWLIALAVLVAFASATQDIAVDAYRLEIADDQRQAALAASYMAGYRVAALLATAGALFFAEWFGSTGFSYLHKAWASTYVLFGVLMLPALFTTLVMREPPVPLRTQLSAARYGLMHQMASVFVLIILLVSVPASFTQMFNTGWSTVVSGEATPLDLLLEDRAFLRLILYVLLTWACLSSLGRRGLAPVLTPINDFIARYRWQALLLLGLIATYRMSDTVMGVMANVFYIDMGFTKDQIASVSKIFGLIMTLVGAGAGGLLIVRFGILPILFIGGLASAGTNILFVMLADMGPNLEMLVVTISLDNFSSGMATSAFVAYLSSLTNLKFSATQYALLSSIMLLLPRLIGGYSGVMVEKFGYHNFFMITALLGVPTLILIALHWRQEAGRGKPAPVADSATEQP, encoded by the coding sequence ATGCCCCGTAAAACCTGGCGCGCTGCGCTCGCTGCCTATGCCAGCCCGTCAACCTTGGTGTTGTTGTTGCTCGGCTTTGCTGCCGGCTTGCCCTACATGCTGGTGTTCTCCACGCTTTCGGTCTGGTTGCGCGAGGCTGGTGTTGCCCGCGAAACCATCGGCTACGCCAGCCTGATCGGCCTGGCGTATGCGTTCAAGTGGGTGTGGTCGCCGCTGCTCGACCAATGGCGCCTGCCGCTGCTTGGCGGCATGGGCCGGCGCCGCTCGTGGCTGCTGCTTTCACAGCTTCTGGTGGTGGTGGGCCTGCTGGGCATGGGCTTCTGCGACCCGCAAAAGCACCTGTCGTGGCTGATTGCCCTGGCGGTGCTGGTGGCTTTCGCCTCGGCCACCCAGGACATCGCCGTCGACGCCTACCGCCTGGAAATCGCCGACGACCAACGCCAGGCCGCCCTGGCAGCCAGCTACATGGCCGGCTACCGGGTCGCCGCGCTGCTGGCCACCGCCGGTGCGCTGTTCTTCGCAGAATGGTTCGGTTCTACCGGCTTCAGCTACCTGCACAAGGCCTGGGCCAGCACCTACGTGCTGTTCGGCGTGCTGATGCTGCCGGCGCTGTTCACCACCTTGGTGATGCGCGAACCACCGGTACCGCTGCGCACCCAGCTGTCGGCAGCGCGCTACGGGCTGATGCACCAGATGGCTTCGGTGTTCGTGCTGATCATCCTGCTGGTGTCGGTACCGGCCAGCTTCACCCAGATGTTCAACACCGGCTGGTCAACCGTGGTTTCCGGTGAGGCCACACCGCTGGACCTGCTGCTCGAGGACCGCGCCTTCCTGCGCCTGATCCTCTATGTGCTGCTGACCTGGGCCTGCCTGTCGAGCCTCGGCCGCCGCGGCCTGGCGCCAGTGCTCACGCCAATCAACGACTTCATCGCCCGCTACCGCTGGCAGGCCCTGCTGCTGCTCGGGCTGATCGCCACCTACCGCATGTCCGACACGGTCATGGGGGTGATGGCCAACGTGTTCTACATCGACATGGGCTTCACCAAGGACCAGATCGCCAGCGTCAGCAAGATCTTCGGCCTGATCATGACTCTGGTCGGTGCCGGTGCCGGCGGCCTGCTGATCGTGCGCTTCGGTATCCTGCCGATCCTGTTCATCGGCGGCCTGGCTTCGGCGGGCACCAACATCCTGTTCGTGATGCTGGCCGACATGGGCCCGAACCTGGAAATGCTGGTGGTGACCATCTCGTTGGACAACTTCAGCTCAGGCATGGCTACTTCGGCGTTCGTCGCCTACCTGTCGAGCCTGACCAACCTGAAGTTCTCGGCCACGCAATATGCCCTGCTGAGCTCGATCATGCTGCTGTTGCCGCGGTTGATTGGCGGGTATTCGGGGGTGATGGTGGAGAAGTTCGGCTACCACAACTTCTTCATGATCACCGCCCTGCTGGGCGTGCCGACGCTGATCCTGATCGCCCTGCACTGGCGCCAGGAAGCCGGGCGCGGCAAGCCTGCACCGGTTGCTGATTCGGCCACCGAACAGCCCTGA
- a CDS encoding MGMT family protein, translating to MPALTPPPPESAEARRMALYSVLGQVPEGKVVSYGQLAELAGLGRAARWVGRTLGQLPHDTRLPWHRVLGAGGRLSLALGTPSGDEQRARLRAEGVNVANNRVDMARHGWRPMEHSG from the coding sequence ATGCCCGCCCTCACTCCGCCACCCCCGGAAAGCGCCGAAGCCCGACGGATGGCGCTGTATTCGGTCCTGGGCCAAGTGCCCGAAGGCAAGGTGGTCAGCTACGGCCAGTTGGCCGAACTGGCCGGCCTTGGCCGCGCCGCGCGCTGGGTCGGGCGCACCCTCGGGCAGTTGCCCCACGACACCCGCCTGCCCTGGCACCGGGTGCTGGGTGCCGGCGGGCGGCTGAGCCTGGCGCTGGGCACGCCGTCCGGCGACGAACAGCGCGCGCGGCTGCGCGCAGAGGGAGTGAATGTAGCCAATAATCGTGTGGATATGGCGCGCCATGGCTGGCGCCCAATGGAGCACAGCGGTTAG
- a CDS encoding DUF481 domain-containing protein: protein MYSKTLLCLIAATLCTPAFADTVWMKNGDRLSGKIKVFDGGKLLLETPYGGSIALDWKQVQTLESDQELLVKQDAYSGEKAKSLKAAEPGKVTLANGEAPKTVDLASIEQIMKPRPVVEDLMWKGNVDVAMDYKRAENDTDDYDVSFKTTARHGRWRHNAEGEYNRESKDDVTTTNNWSAEYALDRFITEKWFWQGRAEYKRDQIEDLARQRTVGTGPGYQFWDDELGAFSLSSLINRSDFEYRDGGKDNFYSASVKWDYNRYLIGKKVEFFTNGEVGKPFGGVADYTLDAEMGLRYKVTEWASLNLKAEKDLIRGTSDSDLDKTRYTAGFGVTW from the coding sequence ATGTATTCAAAAACCCTGCTGTGCCTCATCGCTGCCACCCTTTGCACCCCGGCCTTCGCCGATACCGTCTGGATGAAGAACGGCGACCGCTTGAGCGGCAAGATCAAGGTGTTCGACGGCGGCAAGCTGTTGCTCGAAACCCCTTACGGCGGCTCCATCGCCCTGGACTGGAAGCAGGTGCAGACCCTGGAGAGTGACCAGGAGTTGCTGGTCAAGCAGGACGCCTACAGCGGCGAGAAGGCCAAGTCGCTGAAGGCGGCAGAGCCCGGCAAGGTCACTCTGGCCAACGGCGAGGCGCCGAAGACCGTCGATTTGGCCAGCATCGAGCAGATCATGAAGCCGCGCCCGGTGGTCGAAGATCTGATGTGGAAGGGCAACGTCGATGTGGCGATGGACTACAAGCGCGCCGAGAACGACACCGACGACTACGACGTCAGCTTCAAGACCACCGCCCGCCACGGCCGCTGGCGGCACAACGCCGAGGGTGAGTACAACCGCGAGAGCAAGGACGACGTCACCACCACCAACAACTGGAGCGCCGAGTACGCCCTGGACCGCTTCATCACCGAGAAGTGGTTCTGGCAGGGCCGCGCAGAGTACAAGCGCGACCAGATCGAAGACCTGGCCCGCCAGCGCACGGTGGGTACCGGCCCGGGTTACCAGTTCTGGGATGACGAACTGGGCGCGTTCTCGCTGAGCTCGCTGATCAACCGCAGCGACTTCGAGTACCGCGACGGCGGCAAGGATAACTTCTATTCGGCGTCGGTGAAGTGGGACTACAACCGCTATCTGATCGGCAAGAAGGTCGAGTTCTTCACCAACGGTGAGGTCGGCAAGCCGTTCGGCGGTGTCGCCGACTACACCCTGGATGCCGAGATGGGCCTGCGCTACAAGGTCACCGAATGGGCCTCGCTGAACCTCAAGGCCGAGAAGGACCTGATCAGGGGCACCAGCGACAGCGATCTGGACAAGACCCGCTACACCGCAGGCTTCGGCGTGACCTGGTAA
- a CDS encoding HugZ family protein, with the protein MSTNALRPARELLLKEFRGVLSTHSKSMPGYPFGSVVPYCLDAEGHPVILISRIAQHTHNLQKDPKCSLLVGERDAEDVQAVGRLTVMAEARKLTDEAAIEAAAARYYRYFPESANYHKAHDFDFWVLQPVRHRYIGGFGAIHWLDQVTLANPFAGKAEASMIEHMNSDHANAIAHYVELTGLPRTAPAELVGIDSEGMHLRIGQGVYWLAFPQTCNNPTQVREALVLLARADQWPVAVAAEG; encoded by the coding sequence GTGAGTACCAACGCCCTTCGCCCCGCCCGGGAACTGCTGCTCAAGGAGTTCCGCGGCGTGCTGTCGACCCACTCCAAGTCCATGCCTGGCTACCCGTTCGGCTCGGTGGTGCCCTACTGCCTGGACGCCGAGGGCCACCCGGTGATCCTCATCAGCCGCATCGCCCAGCACACCCACAACCTGCAAAAAGACCCCAAGTGCTCGTTGCTGGTGGGTGAGCGCGACGCCGAGGACGTGCAAGCGGTGGGCCGCCTGACGGTCATGGCCGAAGCCCGCAAGCTCACCGACGAAGCCGCCATCGAGGCTGCTGCGGCGCGTTACTACCGCTACTTCCCCGAGTCGGCCAACTACCACAAGGCCCACGACTTCGACTTCTGGGTGCTGCAACCGGTACGCCACCGCTACATCGGCGGTTTCGGTGCCATCCACTGGCTCGACCAGGTGACGTTGGCCAACCCGTTCGCCGGCAAGGCCGAGGCCAGCATGATCGAGCACATGAACAGCGACCACGCCAACGCCATCGCCCACTACGTCGAACTCACCGGCCTGCCGCGCACGGCCCCGGCCGAGCTGGTCGGCATCGACAGCGAAGGCATGCACCTGCGCATCGGCCAGGGGGTGTACTGGCTGGCCTTCCCGCAAACTTGTAATAACCCGACACAAGTGCGCGAAGCCTTGGTACTGCTGGCCCGCGCCGATCAGTGGCCGGTTGCGGTGGCGGCCGAGGGTTGA
- a CDS encoding FxsA family protein, with amino-acid sequence MRAFLLLFLVFPVLELFVFVKVAGAIGFFPALLLIIAGSALGLLVMRVAGLATALRARESLQRGELPAEDMFQGLMLAVGGGLLLIPGFISDVIGLLCLLPFSRRLVASKLRQRAEQQAMRQRTFQDDPFQAQPRDGGHRPNVIEGEYERRDK; translated from the coding sequence ATGCGTGCCTTTCTATTGCTGTTCCTGGTTTTCCCTGTGCTCGAGCTGTTCGTGTTCGTCAAGGTCGCCGGGGCCATCGGTTTCTTTCCGGCGCTGCTGCTGATCATCGCCGGCTCGGCCCTGGGCCTGCTGGTGATGCGCGTGGCAGGCCTTGCCACCGCCCTGCGTGCCCGCGAGAGCCTGCAACGCGGCGAGCTGCCCGCCGAGGACATGTTCCAGGGCCTGATGCTGGCGGTCGGTGGCGGCCTGCTGCTGATCCCGGGCTTCATCAGCGACGTGATCGGCCTGCTGTGCCTGCTGCCGTTCAGTCGCCGCCTGGTGGCCAGCAAACTGCGCCAGCGCGCCGAGCAGCAGGCCATGCGCCAGCGTACATTCCAGGACGACCCGTTCCAGGCCCAGCCGCGCGACGGCGGCCACCGCCCGAACGTGATCGAGGGTGAGTACGAGCGCCGCGACAAGTAA
- a CDS encoding co-chaperone GroES, producing MKLRPLHDRVVIRRSEEESKTAGGIVLPGSAAEKPNRGEIVAVGTGRILDNGEVRALAVKVGDKVVFGPYSGSNTVKVDGEDLLVMAENEILAVIEG from the coding sequence ATGAAGCTTCGTCCTCTGCATGACCGCGTCGTTATCCGTCGCAGCGAAGAAGAATCGAAAACCGCTGGCGGTATCGTCCTGCCAGGTTCGGCTGCTGAAAAGCCAAACCGCGGTGAAATCGTCGCCGTCGGCACCGGTCGCATCCTGGACAACGGCGAAGTGCGTGCGCTGGCCGTTAAAGTCGGTGACAAAGTGGTTTTCGGCCCTTACTCGGGCAGCAACACCGTGAAAGTCGATGGCGAAGACCTGCTGGTCATGGCCGAGAACGAAATCCTCGCCGTTATCGAAGGCTGA